The following coding sequences are from one uncultured Desulfobacter sp. window:
- a CDS encoding DNRLRE domain-containing protein produces MKTKLLPLFCLLFFIASAGQVFAGVVDIGSAADSQVVEGYPTSNYGGQTAMHVASASGGYYKNERTWVKFDLTGQIPAGAVINSAKLRMWCWKSDTADNMTANVHGSSDDAWTETGITWNTQPSYETAALDGQEMTANTQDYWVEWDVTGFVQTEVDDNGDMVISLVVKAAVEGQDPYRTYAFDGKEYGSSLAPRLRIDYTGDWPTTGGFKIFHMNDMHSRLLPHEFDVPDTQDTVGMEWVGGASYFTTKLLELKSGSPDSLIMDAGDISEGNPIGDLRGNGGMIDFYNELDRKLKLLGGRGIDAVVVGNHDVNSAQMLNNMKNNANFPAISMNIYDAVTGTPYFPEYVTVTVNGTKVGILGYTTDSSSFLGSDLVGVVEVKKCVWEDSDADTIDVKDKVSYLRTTKGCDVVILLSHVGQSRVTAGDDALIADAGGVLPPEVVISGHWHTWTERVWQPSNMNGKTLVAEAASYMQYIGELEVTGAGKYVQAQKHVIRNSEIVPDSDMETLIAGLITEYNDQDPAPAHGIYDVIGYSAVDLTLDKDKWWTVSEYPWAATNAAGAWICDSMVWKAGQLGMPVDLAMQSGGGIRRDVAAGEITYIEIYEAYPWSDDNMVRVQMTGQEIWNWIQSDYVGTSISDDWLVTAQDGLISAITYQGSPISLTGTYNVAVSEYMYDHPENALSDTTPEDMNYSIREGVVDFTAQYNTPNNPMYPNGITPRYDLNTEFAGGFKAVVTMIADSENQPYHEDAFIRFIEAMPETLARRTGYGLSELVNTDGSINMAHRFSEIMLYRSHLGFPDGLLKTGDIIEVWGEGGFYDGTPEFIDQEGIYGADQQFVIYGNDETLARAEYHGTIDSFWDEEHENHYVKFYAEKTGDSQVTDSADQEITVYQEDGYYTKALPGNIGDILELTGVNTYEGDDGRRFRCNTAIPASTIPVIGYPSTSAVDAVAPYEQSGTSLSLSATAGDVQSGSSGSGTTTVFINEIHYDNAGTDTGEAIEIAGPAGTDLTGWHIELYNGNGGASYGTITLSGTITDAGSGYGTLGFSQAGIQNGGPDGLALVDDSGSVIQFLSYEGSFTAADGPAAGMVSTNIGVSETYTTPVGYSLQLSGTGTTYEEFTWLSAAADSFGGVNAGQTFGAGSGSTGSTGEVTQVEFFYRYALDGLTWGAWTSIGTDTTAGDGWRHAFAYPEGQGYYEFYTVSTDDDGNVEDAPIRADAEVLFNNAPEAPELEESGIADGQTDVGLSPTLSVTVSDSDASAVDVSFYDGNGNLIHTVGDVTSGGTASIVWSGLSEGTTYTWYAVVDDGIDSVQSPVWSFTTLTAAPVPAVGMYGLILSTLLLSGIGLVNIKRK; encoded by the coding sequence ATGAAAACCAAGCTACTCCCGCTTTTTTGTCTATTGTTCTTTATTGCCTCTGCTGGTCAGGTGTTTGCCGGGGTGGTCGATATCGGGTCGGCGGCGGACAGTCAGGTGGTGGAAGGGTATCCCACCAGCAATTACGGCGGCCAGACTGCCATGCATGTCGCCAGCGCGTCAGGCGGGTATTACAAAAACGAAAGGACCTGGGTCAAATTCGACCTGACCGGCCAGATCCCGGCCGGTGCCGTCATCAATTCCGCGAAGCTGCGAATGTGGTGCTGGAAATCCGATACGGCTGATAATATGACCGCCAATGTCCACGGCAGTTCCGACGACGCCTGGACAGAAACCGGTATTACCTGGAACACACAGCCCTCCTATGAGACGGCAGCGCTTGACGGTCAGGAGATGACTGCCAATACCCAAGATTACTGGGTGGAATGGGATGTTACGGGCTTTGTTCAAACCGAGGTGGATGACAATGGTGACATGGTCATCAGTCTCGTGGTCAAGGCGGCGGTCGAGGGGCAGGACCCCTATCGGACGTATGCCTTTGACGGCAAGGAGTATGGTTCGTCCCTGGCCCCCCGGCTTCGTATTGATTACACAGGCGACTGGCCCACCACAGGCGGATTCAAAATTTTTCACATGAACGATATGCACTCCCGCCTGCTGCCCCATGAGTTTGATGTGCCGGATACCCAGGACACCGTGGGAATGGAATGGGTGGGCGGAGCATCTTACTTTACCACCAAACTGCTTGAACTCAAATCCGGCAGCCCGGATTCCCTGATTATGGACGCAGGGGACATCTCCGAGGGCAACCCGATTGGAGATCTTCGGGGAAACGGCGGCATGATCGATTTTTACAACGAACTGGATCGCAAACTCAAGCTGCTGGGCGGCCGGGGGATTGATGCCGTGGTGGTGGGCAATCATGACGTGAATTCCGCCCAGATGCTCAACAATATGAAGAACAATGCCAATTTTCCCGCCATCTCCATGAACATTTATGATGCGGTTACCGGGACGCCGTATTTCCCCGAATATGTCACGGTAACGGTCAACGGTACGAAGGTGGGGATTCTGGGTTACACCACCGACTCCTCCTCCTTTCTCGGGTCCGACCTGGTCGGTGTCGTGGAAGTTAAAAAATGTGTCTGGGAGGATTCCGACGCCGATACCATCGACGTCAAAGACAAAGTGTCATATCTGAGAACCACCAAAGGGTGCGATGTGGTCATTCTTCTCTCCCATGTGGGCCAGAGCCGGGTGACGGCCGGGGACGATGCCCTGATTGCCGACGCCGGCGGGGTGCTGCCGCCGGAGGTCGTGATCTCGGGCCACTGGCACACCTGGACCGAACGGGTCTGGCAGCCGAGCAATATGAACGGCAAGACCCTGGTGGCCGAAGCGGCCTCATACATGCAGTATATCGGAGAGCTGGAAGTCACGGGTGCCGGTAAATACGTCCAGGCCCAGAAGCATGTGATCCGCAACAGTGAGATTGTTCCTGATTCGGACATGGAAACCCTGATCGCCGGTCTGATCACCGAATACAACGACCAGGATCCGGCGCCGGCCCACGGTATTTACGATGTAATCGGTTATTCGGCCGTGGATCTCACCCTGGACAAGGACAAATGGTGGACCGTGAGTGAATACCCCTGGGCCGCCACCAACGCAGCCGGTGCCTGGATCTGCGATTCAATGGTCTGGAAAGCAGGTCAGCTCGGCATGCCTGTTGATCTGGCCATGCAGTCCGGCGGCGGAATCCGCCGGGACGTGGCCGCCGGGGAGATCACCTATATCGAAATCTACGAGGCCTATCCCTGGTCCGACGACAATATGGTCCGGGTGCAGATGACCGGCCAGGAGATCTGGAACTGGATCCAGTCGGATTACGTGGGCACCTCGATCTCTGACGACTGGCTGGTAACCGCCCAGGATGGTCTGATCTCCGCCATCACCTACCAGGGGAGCCCCATCAGCCTGACCGGTACCTACAATGTTGCCGTCAGCGAGTACATGTATGACCACCCGGAAAATGCACTTTCCGACACAACACCGGAAGATATGAATTATTCGATCCGGGAGGGCGTGGTTGATTTTACCGCGCAATACAATACACCGAACAATCCCATGTATCCCAACGGCATTACCCCCCGTTACGATCTGAATACCGAGTTTGCCGGCGGATTCAAGGCCGTGGTCACCATGATTGCCGACAGTGAAAATCAGCCCTATCATGAGGATGCATTTATCCGGTTTATCGAAGCCATGCCCGAAACCCTGGCCCGGCGCACCGGCTACGGTCTTTCCGAACTGGTCAATACCGACGGGTCCATCAATATGGCACACCGGTTTTCCGAAATTATGCTGTACCGCAGCCATCTTGGTTTTCCCGACGGCCTGCTCAAGACCGGTGACATCATAGAGGTCTGGGGTGAGGGCGGTTTCTATGACGGCACCCCGGAATTCATTGACCAGGAGGGCATCTACGGGGCGGATCAGCAGTTCGTGATTTACGGTAACGATGAAACCCTGGCCCGGGCCGAGTACCATGGGACCATCGATTCTTTCTGGGATGAAGAACATGAGAATCACTATGTGAAATTCTATGCTGAAAAGACAGGGGATTCCCAGGTTACGGATTCGGCCGACCAGGAAATAACCGTCTACCAGGAGGACGGTTATTATACAAAGGCATTGCCGGGCAATATCGGTGATATCCTTGAACTGACCGGTGTAAATACCTATGAAGGAGATGACGGCCGCCGTTTTAGATGCAACACTGCGATACCGGCATCCACCATTCCGGTGATAGGCTATCCTTCCACATCAGCGGTGGATGCCGTTGCGCCCTATGAACAGTCCGGCACGTCGCTCTCTTTGAGTGCCACGGCCGGCGATGTCCAGTCCGGTTCATCGGGCAGCGGCACAACCACCGTTTTCATCAATGAAATCCATTACGACAACGCAGGCACCGATACCGGCGAGGCGATCGAAATTGCCGGACCGGCCGGCACCGATTTGACCGGTTGGCATATTGAACTCTATAACGGAAACGGTGGTGCGAGTTACGGTACCATCACACTTTCGGGTACGATCACCGATGCGGGCAGTGGCTACGGCACCCTTGGTTTTTCCCAGGCCGGTATCCAGAACGGTGGGCCTGACGGCCTTGCCCTGGTAGATGACAGCGGTTCCGTGATCCAGTTCCTCAGCTACGAGGGGAGCTTTACCGCTGCTGACGGGCCGGCGGCGGGGATGGTCAGTACCAACATCGGGGTATCCGAAACTTACACCACGCCGGTCGGGTATTCCCTTCAACTCTCCGGAACCGGAACGACATATGAGGAATTCACATGGCTAAGTGCCGCTGCCGATTCCTTCGGTGGTGTGAACGCCGGCCAGACATTCGGTGCCGGAAGCGGATCGACCGGTTCGACCGGGGAAGTTACCCAGGTTGAATTTTTCTACCGTTATGCCTTGGACGGACTCACCTGGGGCGCGTGGACGTCTATCGGAACAGACACCACCGCCGGTGACGGCTGGCGCCACGCATTCGCCTACCCCGAAGGACAAGGGTATTATGAATTTTATACCGTTTCAACAGACGATGACGGCAATGTTGAAGACGCGCCGATTCGGGCAGACGCCGAAGTCTTGTTCAATAATGCCCCGGAGGCACCTGAACTGGAAGAATCAGGTATTGCCGACGGCCAGACAGATGTCGGGTTGAGCCCGACATTAAGCGTCACCGTATCTGATTCGGATGCAAGTGCCGTGGATGTCTCTTTTTATGACGGCAACGGCAATCTGATCCATACGGTTGGGGATGTAACCTCCGGAGGAACGGCATCCATTGTCTGGAGCGGGCTTTCCGAAGGAACCACATATACCTGGTATGCAGTGGTGGATGACGGGATAGATTCTGTCCAGTCCCCGGTATGGTCATTTACCACCCTTACGGCAGCACCCGTGCCTGCCGTGGGAATGTACGGACTTATTTTAAGCACCCTGCTCCTGTCCGGTATCGGGCTGGTAAACATCAAACGAAAGTAG
- a CDS encoding S8 family serine peptidase, protein MKISFPLFFFIIFIFIFLGSPAVAELKIYQFPSSDQTAQIESDRQKVIVILKESRDIEQARAAGRLKDKVGRKQQRKRVATLQAQVIDKIDTSKMKMVNRFSFTPAFSATITAEGIEQLEALEDVVAVEPDLIVHAHTTQGLGVMNSGVVQPAYSGSGVSIAVIDTGIDYTHPALGDGGFPNDKVIGGYDFGDGDASPMDSNGHGTSCAGIAAGDPVTSGSYGQYAGGVAPGAKLYALKIVEGGSSEATSSTIISAIEWCIDHQNDNGDYPIKVINISFGGGEYTSPCDTDNWGRTTALAATATNALSAGITIFASSGNSGYCDAIASPACVSDIVSVGAVFDADIGGVGFCVDPSSCADNTESYQGCSTGTVAWSYSTRADKVVPYTNMSGDLDILAPSHNAATADLDGSYDLDFGGTSAASPYAAGVAAVMQSAVMTTHGYFLTPAQVKTKMIEAGDAVAYSAAGITTPRVNLGNTDIDGDGLPSEWEILYMGTIENGAGTDIDEDGLTQLEEYNNQTDPTAADTDEDGMPDGWEVDNTLDPLTDDSTLDLDDDTYTNVQEYLAGTDPADGSDHPIPVSAGNSPFLFLSFLILLGIGGKLTMCRHKKPMGV, encoded by the coding sequence ATGAAAATTTCGTTTCCTTTGTTCTTCTTTATCATTTTTATATTCATCTTTTTGGGCTCGCCGGCCGTTGCCGAACTCAAAATCTATCAGTTCCCGTCATCGGATCAAACCGCACAAATTGAATCAGACAGGCAAAAGGTTATCGTCATTTTAAAAGAAAGCCGTGACATCGAACAAGCAAGGGCTGCAGGTCGACTTAAAGATAAAGTCGGAAGAAAACAGCAAAGAAAACGGGTGGCAACCCTTCAGGCCCAGGTAATCGACAAGATCGATACAAGCAAAATGAAAATGGTCAACAGGTTCTCCTTTACCCCTGCTTTTTCAGCAACTATTACTGCCGAGGGAATCGAACAGTTGGAAGCCTTAGAGGACGTAGTCGCTGTTGAACCGGACCTGATCGTCCACGCCCATACCACCCAGGGGCTTGGGGTGATGAACTCCGGTGTGGTCCAGCCGGCCTATTCCGGCAGTGGCGTATCCATTGCGGTCATTGACACGGGTATTGATTATACCCATCCTGCATTGGGGGACGGCGGTTTTCCCAATGACAAAGTGATTGGCGGGTATGACTTTGGGGATGGAGATGCCTCCCCCATGGATAGCAATGGCCACGGCACAAGCTGTGCCGGGATCGCGGCGGGTGATCCCGTGACAAGCGGAAGTTATGGTCAGTATGCCGGTGGGGTGGCGCCTGGCGCAAAACTTTATGCATTGAAGATAGTCGAGGGCGGCAGCAGTGAAGCCACCAGCTCAACAATTATCAGCGCCATTGAGTGGTGCATTGATCATCAAAACGATAATGGGGACTATCCCATTAAAGTGATCAATATCAGTTTTGGCGGCGGCGAGTATACATCTCCATGTGATACCGACAATTGGGGCCGGACCACCGCCCTTGCCGCCACGGCGACCAATGCCTTGTCTGCCGGTATTACCATCTTTGCGTCTTCGGGCAACAGCGGGTATTGTGATGCCATTGCCTCGCCTGCCTGTGTTTCGGACATTGTTTCCGTGGGGGCTGTGTTTGATGCAGACATCGGCGGTGTGGGATTCTGCGTTGATCCAAGCTCTTGTGCAGACAATACGGAAAGTTACCAGGGGTGCAGTACCGGTACCGTCGCCTGGTCATACTCAACCCGTGCCGATAAAGTGGTGCCCTATACCAATATGTCCGGCGATCTGGATATCCTGGCTCCCAGCCATAATGCCGCCACAGCAGACCTTGACGGCAGCTATGATCTTGATTTCGGAGGCACGTCTGCGGCCTCACCGTATGCCGCAGGGGTGGCTGCGGTCATGCAGAGTGCCGTGATGACCACCCATGGATATTTTTTAACCCCGGCCCAGGTTAAAACCAAAATGATCGAGGCGGGTGACGCCGTTGCGTACAGTGCAGCCGGCATCACCACACCCAGGGTAAACCTGGGGAATACAGACATTGATGGGGACGGTCTGCCGTCTGAGTGGGAAATTCTCTACATGGGAACCATTGAAAACGGTGCTGGCACGGATATCGACGAAGACGGCTTAACACAGCTCGAAGAGTACAACAACCAGACCGATCCGACAGCAGCGGACACGGATGAGGACGGGATGCCGGACGGATGGGAGGTGGACAACACGCTTGACCCGCTCACCGACGACAGTACCCTGGACCTGGACGACGACACCTATACCAATGTCCAGGAATACCTGGCCGGAACCGACCCCGCAGACGGTTCAGATCACCCGATCCCGGTTTCTGCAGGCAATTCCCCGTTCCTTTTTTTGTCTTTCCTGATATTGCTGGGCATTGGGGGTAAATTAACCATGTGCCGTCATAAAAAACCGATGGGTGTATAA
- a CDS encoding response regulator: METVLIVDDEEDIVELIQYNLSDQGYAVLTALSGEHGISLSIAHTPDLIILDLMLPGIGGLDVAKYLRQKEETKNIPILMLTAKSSETDIITGLESGATDYMSKPFGTEMLMARVRAILRRHVATVPVVAQEHEEPLENGLVINRNRYQVTVNGKPVNLTLTEFQLLSFLASKKGWVFSRNQIVDAIHGTDYAVTDRSIDVVISGLRKKLKPKAHVIETVRGVGYRYKE, encoded by the coding sequence ATGGAAACCGTACTGATTGTTGATGATGAAGAGGATATTGTTGAATTGATTCAATATAATCTCTCCGACCAGGGGTATGCCGTTCTCACGGCATTGTCAGGGGAGCACGGCATCTCATTATCCATTGCCCATACGCCCGATCTTATCATTCTCGATCTGATGCTGCCTGGGATCGGCGGCCTTGATGTGGCAAAATATTTAAGGCAGAAAGAGGAAACAAAAAATATTCCCATCCTCATGCTCACCGCAAAGTCAAGTGAAACCGATATCATCACAGGCCTTGAATCCGGCGCCACGGACTATATGAGCAAACCCTTTGGGACCGAAATGCTTATGGCCAGAGTCCGGGCGATTTTAAGGCGGCATGTGGCGACGGTGCCGGTCGTTGCCCAAGAGCACGAGGAACCTTTGGAGAACGGACTTGTCATAAACCGGAACAGATATCAGGTCACGGTAAACGGCAAACCTGTGAACCTCACCTTGACGGAGTTCCAGCTGCTCTCTTTTTTGGCCAGTAAAAAAGGGTGGGTGTTTTCACGCAACCAGATCGTGGATGCCATACATGGAACGGATTATGCCGTGACGGACCGGAGCATTGATGTCGTTATTTCAGGCCTGCGTAAAAAATTGAAACCCAAGGCCCATGTCATCGAAACGGTTCGGGGGGTGGGGTACCGTTATAAAGAGTGA
- the pstB gene encoding phosphate ABC transporter ATP-binding protein PstB: protein MEPVVKMRTRHLDFFYGDFQALYDISIDFMENQVTALIGPSGCGKSTYLRCLNRMNDLIAGTRVSGEAVLGTENIYDPSVDVVTLRRRVGMVFQKPNPFPKSIFENIAYGLRVNGVKNKSAIARQVEESLKQAAIWDEVKNRLDSSALGLSGGQQQRLCIARALAIEPEVLLMDEPASALDPIATQKIEELITQLSSRLSIIIVTHNMQQAARVSDRTAFFYMGKLVEINDTRVLFSDPDFKQTKDYISGRFG from the coding sequence ATGGAACCGGTTGTTAAAATGCGTACCCGCCACCTGGATTTTTTTTACGGTGATTTTCAAGCCCTGTATGACATCAGTATTGATTTTATGGAAAACCAGGTCACGGCATTGATCGGTCCGTCGGGTTGCGGCAAAAGCACATATCTGCGCTGCCTGAACCGGATGAATGACCTGATTGCCGGCACCCGGGTAAGCGGAGAGGCCGTGCTGGGCACCGAGAATATCTATGACCCGTCCGTTGATGTGGTGACCCTTCGGCGCCGGGTGGGCATGGTGTTTCAAAAACCCAATCCTTTTCCTAAATCCATTTTTGAAAATATTGCATATGGCCTGCGGGTAAACGGGGTTAAGAACAAGTCCGCCATCGCCCGGCAGGTTGAAGAGAGCCTGAAGCAGGCCGCCATCTGGGATGAGGTTAAAAACCGCCTGGACAGCTCCGCCTTGGGGCTTTCCGGCGGTCAGCAGCAGCGGCTGTGCATTGCCCGGGCCCTTGCCATTGAACCGGAAGTTTTGCTCATGGATGAACCGGCATCCGCCCTGGATCCCATTGCCACCCAGAAAATCGAAGAGTTAATCACCCAGCTGTCAAGCCGGCTGTCCATTATCATTGTGACCCATAACATGCAGCAGGCCGCCCGGGTATCCGACCGTACCGCATTTTTCTACATGGGCAAGCTGGTGGAAATCAATGATACCCGGGTGCTGTTCAGTGATCCGGATTTCAAACAGACAAAGGATTATATCTCCGGCAGATTTGGATAA
- the pstA gene encoding phosphate ABC transporter permease PstA: MINGRRKIIQNLAFILIRLAAFINGAALMVMIYFILVRGAKALSWAFFTQAPRDSMTAGGIFPCILGTFLLCLVTIFMALPIGVASAIYLNEYATQGKVVRLIRLGINNLAGVPSIVFGLFGLAFFCIVLKMGVSIAAGGMTLGIMTLPVVIGASEEALRAVPDTYREASLAVGASKWQTILRVVLPSAFPGIITGSILGMSRAAGETAPIMYTGAVFFTPELPGSVFDEVMALPYHIYVLATAGTNIEATRHLQYGTALVLIALVFGMNALAIYLRSRMRRKLKG; this comes from the coding sequence ATGATCAACGGCAGACGAAAGATAATCCAGAACCTTGCCTTTATTCTCATCCGCCTGGCGGCTTTCATCAACGGTGCGGCCCTGATGGTGATGATCTATTTTATCCTGGTGCGGGGGGCCAAGGCCCTTTCATGGGCGTTTTTCACCCAGGCCCCCCGGGACAGCATGACGGCGGGGGGGATCTTTCCCTGCATATTGGGCACTTTTTTATTGTGTCTTGTCACGATTTTTATGGCCCTGCCCATTGGGGTGGCATCCGCCATCTATCTGAACGAATATGCCACCCAGGGAAAGGTTGTGCGTTTGATCCGGCTGGGAATCAATAATCTGGCCGGTGTGCCGTCCATTGTTTTTGGGCTCTTCGGGCTTGCCTTTTTTTGTATCGTTTTGAAAATGGGTGTATCCATTGCCGCCGGGGGGATGACCCTTGGCATCATGACCCTGCCGGTGGTCATCGGGGCTTCCGAAGAAGCATTGCGGGCCGTACCGGATACCTACCGGGAAGCCTCCCTGGCCGTAGGGGCATCCAAATGGCAGACCATCCTGCGGGTGGTTTTGCCCAGTGCCTTTCCGGGCATTATCACAGGTTCCATTCTCGGCATGAGCCGGGCTGCAGGAGAGACCGCCCCCATTATGTACACCGGTGCCGTATTTTTTACGCCGGAACTGCCGGGGTCTGTTTTTGATGAAGTCATGGCCCTGCCGTACCATATTTATGTGCTGGCCACAGCCGGGACAAACATTGAGGCCACCCGCCATCTTCAGTACGGCACCGCCCTGGTGCTCATTGCCCTGGTTTTTGGCATGAACGCGTTGGCCATCTATTTAAGATCGCGAATGAGGCGGAAACTGAAAGGATAA
- the pstC gene encoding phosphate ABC transporter permease subunit PstC codes for MKRKLTDNGIHSVFFLVALFSITALGLIMVFLCIEGVGILSHVSLWDFLFGHYWYPTDEPPDFGILPLIAGSLSVTALSGLMAVPLGIMTAVYLAEIASPKVAEVVKPIVELMAAMPSVVIGFFGMVVVAPFIQDLFHIPVGLNLFNAALMLAFMAVPTICSISEDAVFSVPMALKEASFAVGATHFETIVRVVIPASLSGICTAVILGLSRAVGETMVVLMAAGGAAMIPGSVFDPVRPMPASIAAEMAEAPFGSEHYHALFAIGMVLFLFTFAFNMIADHISYRFRQVGEASL; via the coding sequence ATGAAACGCAAACTTACCGATAACGGCATTCATTCTGTTTTCTTTCTTGTGGCGCTGTTCTCCATCACCGCCCTGGGATTGATCATGGTTTTTTTGTGTATTGAAGGCGTTGGTATTTTGTCCCATGTCAGTTTGTGGGATTTTCTTTTCGGCCATTATTGGTATCCCACGGATGAACCGCCTGATTTCGGTATTCTGCCGCTGATTGCAGGTTCATTGAGCGTTACCGCATTGTCCGGCCTTATGGCTGTTCCCCTGGGGATCATGACGGCGGTTTACCTGGCGGAGATTGCCTCTCCCAAAGTGGCAGAGGTGGTCAAACCCATTGTGGAGCTTATGGCGGCCATGCCGTCGGTGGTGATCGGATTTTTCGGCATGGTGGTGGTGGCCCCTTTTATCCAGGACCTGTTCCATATTCCCGTGGGGCTGAACCTGTTTAATGCCGCATTGATGCTGGCCTTCATGGCGGTTCCCACCATCTGTTCCATTTCCGAGGATGCAGTCTTTTCAGTTCCCATGGCGCTGAAAGAGGCCTCTTTTGCTGTGGGGGCCACCCATTTTGAGACCATTGTCCGGGTGGTTATTCCCGCCTCTTTGTCCGGCATCTGTACGGCTGTGATATTAGGGTTGTCCCGGGCAGTGGGTGAAACCATGGTGGTGTTGATGGCGGCGGGCGGGGCTGCCATGATTCCGGGTTCCGTGTTTGATCCGGTGCGGCCCATGCCGGCAAGTATTGCCGCTGAGATGGCCGAAGCCCCCTTTGGCAGTGAACATTACCATGCCCTGTTTGCCATCGGCATGGTTCTATTTTTGTTCACCTTTGCGTTTAACATGATTGCCGACCACATATCCTACCGCTTCAGGCAGGTCGGCGAGGCCTCTTTATGA
- a CDS encoding phosphate ABC transporter substrate-binding protein gives MKKMLAGICALAVGVLITTGISFAGELVLKGSTTVLPIAQKAAEAYMADHPDVKISLSGGGSGNGIKALIDGTTHIGNASRFIKTKEVETAVNRGVYPVPFRIALDAIIPVVHPSNSISKLTMTQLKEIYLGKIRDWKQLGGTPGKIVVISRDSSSGTFGVWKELVMLKERVVPSALTVPSNGGIVQAISNTPGAIGYIGLGYLNKDLKALTVDGIEGTEENTLNGTYPISRALFMFTNGWPEGDTLSFLSFILSRKGQDLVKEAGSIPLF, from the coding sequence ATGAAGAAAATGTTAGCAGGTATTTGTGCGCTTGCGGTGGGTGTTTTGATAACAACCGGCATATCCTTTGCCGGGGAGCTTGTCCTCAAGGGGTCTACAACCGTCCTTCCCATTGCCCAGAAGGCGGCCGAAGCCTATATGGCCGATCACCCCGATGTGAAAATTTCCCTTTCCGGGGGCGGTTCGGGCAACGGTATCAAAGCCCTGATCGACGGAACCACCCACATCGGTAACGCCTCCCGGTTTATCAAGACCAAAGAGGTGGAAACAGCCGTAAACCGTGGGGTTTATCCCGTACCTTTCAGGATCGCCCTGGATGCGATTATTCCGGTGGTTCATCCTTCCAATTCAATATCCAAATTGACCATGACCCAGTTAAAGGAAATTTACCTTGGGAAAATCCGAGACTGGAAACAGCTCGGCGGTACGCCGGGCAAAATTGTTGTGATATCCCGGGACAGCTCTTCAGGTACCTTTGGGGTTTGGAAGGAACTGGTTATGCTCAAGGAACGGGTGGTGCCCAGTGCCCTGACCGTACCTTCCAACGGCGGAATTGTTCAGGCCATATCAAATACCCCCGGTGCCATCGGATATATCGGACTTGGATATTTAAATAAGGATCTTAAAGCACTCACCGTTGATGGTATTGAGGGCACCGAAGAGAACACGCTGAACGGTACCTATCCCATTTCCAGGGCATTGTTCATGTTCACCAACGGCTGGCCCGAAGGCGACACCCTCTCCTTTTTGTCTTTTATCCTGTCAAGAAAGGGCCAGGATCTGGTGAAAGAGGCCGGCTCCATCCCATTATTCTAA